The Deltaproteobacteria bacterium region CTCCCGCTCGAGCCGCGCCTCGAGGCCGGCGAGCTTGCCGCGGCACCGCACCACGCGACTTGCTCCATCGTGATAGACGGACACGCCCGCCGAGTCGTAGCCGCGGTACTCGAGCCGTCGCAGGCCGCGGATCAGGATCGGGGTCGCGGGGCGGTCGCCAATGTAACCGACGATTCCACACATGATGCAAGGATGCGGCGCGAACGCACGCCGCACGCGGGCGCTCCCGGCGCGCCGGCGCTCAGTGGCCGCCCTCTTCGGGTTGCGCCGGCTGTCCGGCCGGCGCGGGGGCCGCGGCGCCGGCCGGCGCGGGCGTGGCGGCTGCGCCGTCGTCCCGATCCGGCGCGCCGGCGTCGTCCCCGTCGGCCGCGTCGAGGTCGTCCAGATCGTCGCCCTCCACGAGTTCGTCCTCGTCCGGCGGCTCCCACGGCTTGAGCTGGCTGTCGACCGGGAGTGTGCCGGTCGGCTGCAGGCCACAGCCGGCGGTCAGCGGCGAGGCGGCCAGCGCCAGCAGGAACCCCGGCGCGAGCAGAATCCGTCGAAATTGCATGGCGTTGTTCCTCTCGAGCGGAAACTAGCACCGAACGGACCGGCCGCGCAATGCGCCGGCCGGTCGCCGGCTGCGCGCGCGGAGGCGGCGCGGAGGCGGCGCGCCGATTTGTGCTCCAGTGCGCCGCAACGCGGTCGATTCTCCCGGTGAGCATGCACGCCGCGTCCCTCGCACCGCTCGTCGACCGCCGCCGGAGCCCGCGCGCCGAAGTGGCCGGGATCGAAGCGTCGTGCGACGAGCCCGGCATCCGCGCCATCTGGGCGGTGGCCGACCTGTCTCACGGCGGCGCGCTGCTGGAGGGGGGGCCGCTGCCCGCCGTCGGCGCGCGCCTCGGGCTCGCGCTCGTGTCCAAGGCGGGCGTCGTCCGCGTGCCGGCGATCGCCGTGCGACACGCCGCGTCCGCCGTGGGCCACCCGCGCGCGGGCGTGGCGTTTTCCGACCCGACCGCCGCAGCCGATGCGTTCGTGGCCGACGCGGTGG contains the following coding sequences:
- a CDS encoding PilZ domain-containing protein yields the protein MRRPVAGCARGGGAEAARRFVLQCAATRSILPVSMHAASLAPLVDRRRSPRAEVAGIEASCDEPGIRAIWAVADLSHGGALLEGGPLPAVGARLGLALVSKAGVVRVPAIAVRHAASAVGHPRAGVAFSDPTAAADAFVADAVERSAAAPTAVVLARYGWPARRLTTTLRLAGFRPAIATHAADANARLAAERPIAVIVDPAVPGALRVLALARRTRPDARRLLASGPIVPATAERALRAGLAHADLGATWTVPDLARAIGERGT